A region from the Benincasa hispida cultivar B227 chromosome 10, ASM972705v1, whole genome shotgun sequence genome encodes:
- the LOC120087617 gene encoding citrate synthase, glyoxysomal encodes MPTVMESSPSNVARSRLAVLAAHLSAATLEPPVMASSLEANCVSARTMVAPPERFKGTLTIVDERTGKRYQVQISEEGTIKATDLKKISTGANDKGLKLYDPGYLNTAPVRSSISYIDGDEGILRYRGYPIEELAESSTYVEVAYLLMYGNLPSQSQLADWEFAISQHSAVPQGLLDIIQAMPHDAHPMGVLVSAMSALSVFHPDANPALRGQDLYKSKQVRDKQIARIIGKAPTIAAAAYLRLAGRPPVLPSNNLSYSENFLYMLDSFGNRSYKPNPRLARVLDILFILHAEHEMNCSTSAARHLASSGVDVFTALSGAVGAVYGPLHGGANEAVLKMLSEIGTVDNIPGFIEGVKNRKRKMSGFGHRVYKNYDPRAKVIRKLAEEVFSIVGRDPLIEVAVALEKAALSDEYFVKRKLYPNVDFYSGLIYRAMGFPPEFFTVLFAIPRMAGYLAHWRESLDDPDTKIIRPQQVYTGEWLRHYIPPKERLVSAKADRLGQVSVSNASKRRLSGSEI; translated from the exons ATGCCCACCGTCATGGAATCGTCGCCATCGAACGTTGCTCGTAGTCGCTTGGCCGTTCTGGCAGCGCATCTGAGCGCTGCGACTTTGGAACCGCCGGTGATGGCTTCGTCCCTGGAGGCTAATTGCGTGTCAGCTCGGACCATGGTTGCGCCGCCTGAAAGATTCAAGGGTACGTTGACGATTGTAGATGAGAGAACTGGTAAGAGGTACCAGGTCCAGATATCTGAAGAAGGCACCATAAAGGCCACTGACTTGAAGAAG ATAAGTACAGGAGCAAATGACAAGGGTCTTAAGCTTTACGATCCAGGCTATCTCAACACTGCTCCAGTTCGGTCATCGATCAGTTATATTGATGGTGATGAGGGAATTCTTAGGTACAGAGGTTACCCAATTGAGGAGTTGGCTGAGAGTAGTACCTATGTGGAAGTTGCATACCTCTTGA TGTATGGGAATTTGCCTTCTCAGAGTCAATTGGCAGACTGGGAATTTGCTATTTCTCAGCATTCGGCTGTACCGCAGGGACTTTTG gatatTATTCAAGCAATGCCTCATGATGCACATCCAATGGGTGTGCTTGTTAGTGCAATGAGTGCTCTATCTGTCTTTCATCCAGATGCCAATCCTGCCCTTAGA GGACAAGATCTTTACAAGTCTAAGCAAGTGAGAGACAAACAAATTGCACGTATTATAGGAAAG GCTCCCACCATTGCAGCAGCAGCTTATCTTAGATTGGCTGGAAGACCTCCTGTTCTCCCTTCCAACAACCTTTCTTATTCGGAGAATTTCTTGTACATGCTTGATTCATT TGGTAATAGGTCTTATAAACCCAATCCTCGGCTTGCTCGAGTCCTCGACATTTTATTCATCCTCCATGCAGAGCATGAAATGAACTGCTCTACATCTGCTGCTCGTCATTTAGCATCAAG TGGTGTTGATGTGTTTACTGCTCTTTCTGGAGCTGTCGGAGCAGTGTATGGCCCTCTTCATGGTGGGGCCAATGAG GCTGTCCTTAAAATGTTAAGTGAGATTGGAACTGTTGATAACATTCCAGGATTCATCGAGGGTGTTAAAAACAG GAAGAGGAAGATGTCAGGTTTTGGCCATCGAGTGTACAAGAACTATGATCCTAGAGCTAAGGTTATTAGAAAACTTGCCGAAGAAGTATTTTCTATTGTTGGTCGGGATCCTTTAATTGAG GTGGCCGTTGCTCTGGAGAAGGCTGCTCTTTCTGATGAGTATTTTGTCAAGAGGAAATTATACCCAAATGTTGACTTTTACTCTGGATTAATATATAG GGCTATGGGATTTCCACCTGAGTTTTTCACCGTGCTGTTTGCAATCCCTCGAATGGCTGGATACTTAGCACATTGGCGAGAATCCCTCGACGATCCCGACACTAAGATAATTCGACCTCAACAG GTATACACTGGGGAATGGCTACGACATTATATTCCTCCAAAAGAACGACTTGTATCGGCCAAAGCAGACAGGCTCGGTCAGGTTTCCGTTTCCAATGCCTCCAAGCGTCGGCTGTCTGGGTCAGAGATCTAA